Proteins found in one Paenibacillus dendritiformis genomic segment:
- a CDS encoding histidine phosphatase family protein, whose amino-acid sequence MAQYIGLVRHGITDWNAQGKIQGRTDIPLNDTGRKQAALLAERLKKEDIAFEAVISSGLRRADETGAILANALNIPLLEPEPGLVERAYGQVEGTTPEEREKRWGADWRQLDLGQERDDDLRDRAVKTLESLALRREGANLLAVTHGSWLAQLFIALFGQMSQGHIGNLSYSILERRGAEWHPVLYNCTKHIQPSDAVTIHRGR is encoded by the coding sequence ATGGCCCAATATATCGGATTGGTTAGACACGGGATTACCGATTGGAACGCCCAAGGGAAGATTCAAGGACGGACGGACATTCCGCTTAACGATACCGGCCGGAAGCAAGCGGCGCTGCTGGCCGAGCGTCTGAAGAAGGAAGACATCGCTTTTGAAGCCGTCATCTCCAGCGGCCTTCGTCGGGCTGACGAGACAGGAGCCATCCTGGCGAACGCGCTGAATATTCCGCTGCTCGAGCCGGAGCCGGGATTGGTCGAGCGTGCTTATGGCCAGGTGGAAGGAACGACGCCGGAGGAGCGGGAGAAGCGCTGGGGAGCTGACTGGCGCCAGCTTGATCTGGGACAAGAGCGGGATGACGACCTGCGCGACCGGGCAGTGAAGACGCTGGAGTCCCTGGCACTCCGCAGGGAAGGCGCGAACCTACTGGCGGTGACGCACGGAAGCTGGCTGGCCCAACTGTTCATTGCTTTGTTCGGACAAATGTCGCAGGGACATATCGGCAACTTGTCGTACTCGATTCTTGAGCGGCGAGGTGCGGAATGGCATCCTGTGCTGTATAATTGCACAAAACATATCCAACCATCTGATGCGGTGACGATCCACCGCGGCAGATAG
- a CDS encoding phosphotransferase has product MKFTIEEALDRIGLSTAGLSSSYLGEGAWHAAYLLHTDEHEALVLRVPKPAAYGAPFVYNEQEMLGEYASRGLYYQHANLVMPGICPEFFAYHVEPELTFTLESYCGKTLSLQETTRSDAVELGRQCGQFMSAMSRAEVPLRGFGFLGWQEEGLVGEIQGDLQAYWQEEANEYREQFEQLVLTGIPLDEDRIRGKLEEAIRYRLGRTLRLSLTNRDISPENIIVDNHRLRLIDPLPLQYDDHVFAGNLLNNFNTLFPSYDRSPRYAKHKFGSYRAQLNGFAEGYLDGYAEGNEAVRYSIKIEEFLMLLDLVCHHAGLLNEEWNEGIRLRVGDRAAVKERIPEYIRRLEQFAFEGNRNK; this is encoded by the coding sequence ATGAAATTCACGATCGAGGAGGCGCTCGACCGGATCGGCTTGAGCACGGCGGGCCTCTCGTCGTCTTATCTTGGCGAAGGAGCGTGGCATGCCGCATATTTACTGCATACCGACGAGCATGAAGCTCTTGTCCTCCGCGTTCCCAAGCCCGCAGCTTACGGCGCCCCTTTTGTGTATAACGAGCAAGAGATGTTGGGGGAGTACGCATCCCGGGGGCTTTATTATCAACATGCCAATCTGGTGATGCCGGGAATCTGTCCCGAATTTTTCGCCTATCATGTGGAGCCGGAGCTCACGTTTACGCTTGAATCCTATTGCGGGAAGACACTGTCACTGCAAGAGACGACCCGCTCGGATGCGGTCGAGCTCGGACGGCAGTGCGGACAATTTATGTCAGCCATGAGCAGAGCGGAGGTGCCGCTGCGCGGTTTTGGATTCCTTGGTTGGCAGGAGGAAGGTCTTGTTGGAGAAATCCAAGGGGACCTGCAGGCCTATTGGCAAGAAGAAGCGAACGAGTACCGGGAGCAGTTCGAGCAGCTCGTTCTAACTGGAATTCCGCTTGATGAAGACAGAATTCGGGGCAAGCTGGAAGAGGCCATCCGTTATCGTCTAGGGCGGACGCTTCGACTCTCATTGACGAACCGGGATATATCTCCGGAGAACATTATCGTGGACAACCATCGTCTGCGGTTAATCGATCCGCTGCCGTTGCAGTACGATGATCATGTGTTTGCCGGAAATCTGCTCAATAATTTTAACACCCTGTTTCCATCGTATGATCGCTCTCCCCGCTATGCGAAGCACAAGTTCGGCAGCTACAGGGCCCAGCTTAACGGATTTGCCGAAGGCTATCTTGATGGCTATGCGGAGGGAAACGAGGCTGTTCGTTATTCCATCAAGATTGAGGAATTTCTGATGCTGCTTGATCTCGTATGTCATCATGCGGGCCTGCTGAACGAGGAATGGAATGAAGGAATCCGGCTGCGGGTCGGTGACCGTGCCGCCGTGAAGGAGCGGATTCCTGAATATATTCGGCGGTTGGAGCAATTTGCATTTGAGGGGAACCGGAACAAATAA
- a CDS encoding zf-HC2 domain-containing protein, translated as MMKCAEALEWMPVYSELPEDDPQRLAIEKHLSECESCAEQYSVWAASEEWMEDDSDIDVREASDSGFSPARVMNMIYEEQDWLVPVHQRSQTWSLRSRNTLAGIVAFCMGIFLCALIVLLVRREQSNIEDISGVIPTVVAGGDHTGWGNMTIGVPVASISDPVILQVVPTIPHYWIALSLFGVTFALLLLNWLTRVRR; from the coding sequence ATGATGAAATGCGCGGAAGCGCTCGAGTGGATGCCGGTCTATTCCGAATTGCCTGAAGACGATCCGCAGCGGCTAGCGATTGAGAAGCATTTAAGCGAATGTGAATCATGCGCTGAGCAATACAGCGTATGGGCTGCAAGCGAGGAATGGATGGAAGACGATTCGGACATAGACGTTCGGGAGGCATCCGATTCCGGATTTTCACCGGCACGGGTTATGAACATGATTTACGAAGAACAAGACTGGCTCGTTCCGGTTCATCAACGTTCACAGACATGGTCCCTGCGATCTCGCAATACGCTTGCAGGGATTGTTGCTTTTTGTATGGGGATATTTTTGTGCGCGCTGATTGTGCTGCTTGTCCGCAGAGAGCAATCGAACATCGAAGATATTAGCGGAGTGATTCCGACGGTCGTTGCCGGCGGGGATCACACGGGCTGGGGAAATATGACGATAGGCGTCCCGGTAGCGAGCATCAGCGATCCGGTCATTTTGCAAGTGGTGCCTACCATTCCTCATTATTGGATTGCGTTGTCCCTGTTCGGGGTTACTTTTGCATTGTTGCTGTTGAATTGGCTGACGCGGGTGCGTCGATAA
- a CDS encoding phosphoribosylanthranilate isomerase: MPELTEEARKKRNGGGHGRPPSVKICGVTGLETARDIVGAGPDCIGFVFAPSRRQVSPADVRGWLARLEEERVKLPLTVGVFARPRREDVDAVLAEARLDAVQLIADHDPDLPAWLKSRHEVQVWLTVPIAGPEQGGNRAAAAEPMLRRMRHSIDAILLDTHDPSQGGGSGRAFDWTVIPDYRSLAGELGLPLYAAGGLNPDNVGRLLAGSRIDGVDVSSGVETNGIKDIRKVSAFIERVRAYGTDTDEGNGGGTA, encoded by the coding sequence ATGCCGGAGCTGACGGAGGAAGCAAGGAAGAAGCGGAACGGCGGCGGCCACGGACGGCCGCCGAGCGTGAAAATATGCGGGGTGACCGGGCTGGAGACGGCCCGGGACATCGTAGGGGCCGGACCGGACTGCATCGGGTTCGTGTTCGCGCCAAGCCGGAGGCAAGTATCGCCTGCCGATGTGCGCGGCTGGTTGGCCCGCCTGGAGGAAGAGCGCGTGAAGCTTCCTCTCACGGTTGGAGTATTCGCCCGTCCTCGGCGGGAAGATGTGGACGCGGTGCTGGCGGAGGCGCGACTGGATGCGGTGCAGTTGATCGCCGATCATGATCCGGACCTTCCGGCCTGGCTGAAGAGCCGGCATGAGGTGCAGGTCTGGCTGACGGTGCCGATTGCCGGCCCGGAGCAGGGCGGGAACCGGGCGGCTGCGGCGGAACCGATGCTGCGCCGCATGCGGCATTCCATCGACGCCATCCTGCTGGATACGCATGATCCGTCGCAGGGAGGCGGCTCCGGGCGCGCATTCGATTGGACCGTGATTCCGGACTATCGTTCGCTTGCCGGAGAACTCGGTCTTCCCCTTTATGCGGCGGGGGGCTTGAATCCGGACAATGTGGGGAGGCTGCTTGCCGGCAGCCGTATCGATGGCGTGGACGTATCGAGCGGGGTCGAGACCAACGGGATAAAAGATATTCGTAAAGTATCCGCATTTATCGAAAGGGTGAGAGCATATGGAACAGACACAGACGAAGGGAACGGCGGCGGTACTGCCTGA
- the trpB gene encoding tryptophan synthase subunit beta has translation MEQTQTKGTAAVLPDAHGRFGDFGGRYVPETLMNALLELEAAYQQYTKEPEFQAELIKLLQEYSGRPTSLYYAERLSETLGGAKIYLKREDLNHTGAHKINNTIGQALLAKRMGKKKVIAETGAGQHGVATATVAALLGMECKVFMGEEDMKRQRLNVFRMQLLGAEVVPVLSGSRTLKDACNETLRYWVSQVDDTFYILGSVTGPHPYPMMVRDFQRIIGDETRKQILEKEGRLPDLVIAAVGGGSNSMGMFYPFLQDESVALLGVEAAGKGIGTPFHAATMTKGSRGVFQGSLSYVLQDEFGQVQPAHSISAGLDYPGVGPEHAYLKDSMRAKYVPITDAEALDALQLLSRTEGIIPALESAHAVAQAIKEAPSMSPDSILVICLSGRGDKDVNQIMETLGGEEE, from the coding sequence ATGGAACAGACACAGACGAAGGGAACGGCGGCGGTACTGCCTGACGCTCATGGCCGCTTCGGCGACTTCGGCGGCAGATACGTGCCGGAGACGTTGATGAATGCGCTTCTCGAGCTGGAAGCAGCTTATCAACAATATACGAAGGAGCCGGAATTCCAGGCGGAGCTCATCAAGCTTCTGCAGGAGTATTCCGGCAGACCGACCTCGCTCTATTATGCGGAGCGGTTGAGCGAGACGCTGGGCGGAGCCAAAATTTATTTGAAACGGGAAGACCTCAACCATACGGGCGCCCACAAAATCAATAACACGATCGGCCAGGCGCTGCTGGCCAAGCGGATGGGCAAGAAGAAGGTCATCGCCGAGACGGGAGCGGGCCAGCATGGCGTGGCGACGGCGACCGTAGCGGCTCTGCTCGGCATGGAGTGCAAGGTGTTCATGGGAGAAGAAGATATGAAGCGTCAGCGGCTGAACGTATTCCGCATGCAGCTGCTCGGGGCGGAGGTCGTTCCCGTCCTGTCGGGAAGCCGCACGCTGAAGGATGCCTGCAACGAGACGCTGCGCTACTGGGTCAGCCAAGTCGATGACACCTTCTACATTCTCGGGTCGGTGACCGGTCCGCATCCTTATCCGATGATGGTGCGGGACTTCCAGCGCATTATCGGGGACGAGACCCGCAAGCAGATATTGGAGAAGGAAGGGCGCCTTCCCGATCTCGTCATCGCCGCCGTGGGCGGGGGCAGCAATTCGATGGGCATGTTCTACCCGTTCCTTCAGGATGAGTCAGTGGCGCTGCTCGGCGTCGAAGCCGCCGGCAAAGGGATCGGCACGCCGTTCCATGCCGCTACGATGACGAAGGGGTCCCGCGGGGTATTCCAGGGTTCGCTCAGCTACGTGCTGCAGGACGAATTCGGCCAGGTGCAGCCGGCGCACTCGATATCGGCCGGATTGGATTACCCGGGCGTCGGCCCGGAGCACGCGTACCTGAAGGACAGCATGCGGGCGAAGTACGTGCCGATCACGGACGCAGAGGCGCTGGACGCGCTTCAATTGCTCAGCCGGACCGAAGGAATTATTCCGGCGCTGGAATCGGCTCATGCCGTAGCCCAGGCGATCAAGGAAGCGCCGTCGATGTCCCCGGATTCGATACTGGTCATCTGCCTGTCCGGGCGCGGCGACAAAGACGTCAATCAGATTATGGAGACGCTGGGGGGAGAGGAAGAATGA
- the trpD gene encoding anthranilate phosphoribosyltransferase produces MSTHTVPDSVLTKQALAHVLAGGHLSREEAREVMSDVMDGHASAAQIGALLACLRLKGETVDEIVGFAEAMRSRARHVITGQDRLLDTCGTGGSGIHKLNISTVSAIIAASASVRVAKHGNRSASSRSGSADVLEALGINIHLTSDQAAECLDRVGICFMFAQVFHPAMKHAAAPRRELGVRTVFNMLGPLTNPAGADRQVLGIYDRSRTGTIAAVLRELGLKRALVVASEDGLDEISLSAPTRISELKDGELRTYDITPEQLGLQTQPLSSVLGGDAATNAGIIRRILHGEQGPHRDIVLANAGACIYVAGQAESIAEGVRIAADAIDGGQTLRKLEQWREATGGWSHVS; encoded by the coding sequence ATGAGTACTCACACGGTTCCAGACAGCGTCTTGACGAAGCAAGCGCTGGCCCATGTGCTGGCCGGCGGTCATCTGAGCCGCGAAGAAGCGCGGGAGGTCATGTCCGACGTGATGGACGGCCATGCCTCTGCCGCCCAGATCGGCGCTTTGCTGGCCTGCTTGCGTCTGAAGGGCGAGACGGTGGACGAAATTGTCGGCTTCGCCGAGGCGATGCGCAGCCGTGCCCGCCACGTCATCACCGGGCAGGATCGCCTGCTTGATACATGCGGGACCGGCGGCTCCGGCATCCACAAGCTGAACATTTCTACGGTATCGGCGATTATCGCGGCTTCCGCCTCTGTTCGGGTCGCGAAGCATGGCAACCGCTCCGCCTCCAGCCGCTCGGGCAGCGCCGACGTGCTAGAGGCGCTCGGCATCAATATTCATCTGACGAGCGACCAGGCCGCGGAATGCCTGGACCGCGTCGGCATCTGCTTCATGTTCGCGCAGGTGTTCCATCCCGCTATGAAGCATGCCGCGGCGCCGCGCCGGGAACTGGGCGTGCGCACGGTGTTCAATATGCTCGGCCCGCTGACCAATCCGGCGGGAGCGGATCGCCAGGTGCTGGGCATCTATGACCGCAGCCGCACCGGGACGATCGCGGCAGTGCTCCGCGAGCTGGGCCTGAAGCGGGCGCTCGTCGTCGCAAGCGAAGACGGCCTCGACGAGATCAGCCTGTCCGCTCCGACCCGGATTAGCGAGCTGAAGGATGGCGAGCTGAGAACGTATGATATTACGCCGGAGCAGCTCGGGCTGCAGACGCAGCCGCTGTCCAGCGTGCTGGGCGGCGATGCCGCGACGAACGCGGGCATTATCCGCCGCATTCTGCACGGGGAGCAGGGGCCGCACCGCGACATCGTGCTTGCGAACGCCGGCGCCTGCATCTACGTGGCCGGCCAGGCGGAGAGCATCGCCGAAGGTGTCCGCATCGCGGCCGATGCGATTGACGGCGGACAGACGCTCCGCAAGCTGGAGCAATGGAGAGAAGCGACAGGGGGATGGAGTCATGTTTCTTGA
- a CDS encoding RNA polymerase sigma factor, giving the protein MTDSQIIREIKDGNVELFAELMNRYQRKLLSFIFHMLKSSQLELLAEDLCAETFFKAYRSLNTFREAEASFSTWLYTIARNTVLSELRKQRSVQVSLDDDYSIVPEAPREAAPEYALLRNEKVSLVRDAINRLPEKQRSALILREYDQLDYQEIANALGQTVSSVKSLLFRARASVKSQLEAYITEPGVEGMN; this is encoded by the coding sequence ATGACCGATTCCCAGATCATCCGTGAGATTAAAGACGGCAACGTCGAGTTGTTCGCGGAATTGATGAATCGTTATCAACGAAAACTGCTATCATTTATATTTCATATGTTAAAGAGCTCCCAGTTGGAATTGCTTGCCGAGGATTTATGTGCCGAGACGTTCTTCAAGGCATATCGGAGCCTGAATACGTTCCGCGAGGCAGAGGCCTCTTTTTCGACCTGGCTATATACGATTGCCCGTAATACGGTACTGAGCGAGCTGCGGAAGCAGCGCAGCGTGCAAGTATCGTTGGACGATGATTACAGTATCGTTCCGGAGGCGCCGCGCGAGGCGGCACCGGAATATGCATTGCTGCGGAACGAGAAGGTGTCTTTGGTGCGCGACGCCATTAACCGCCTGCCGGAGAAGCAGCGTTCGGCCCTCATCCTGCGCGAGTATGACCAACTGGATTACCAAGAGATTGCCAATGCCTTGGGGCAGACGGTAAGCTCCGTGAAATCGCTGCTGTTCCGCGCTCGTGCGAGTGTGAAGTCTCAGTTGGAGGCATACATTACCGAGCCGGGAGTTGAGGGGATGAATTAA
- a CDS encoding IDEAL domain-containing protein, translating into MDKMKVTYEAMLSLTAEMIWDDAIRKYRTERIYEEIDKALAAGDETTFRSLTEELKTLQ; encoded by the coding sequence ATGGATAAAATGAAAGTGACGTATGAAGCGATGTTGAGTTTGACTGCGGAAATGATCTGGGACGACGCGATACGGAAATATCGGACGGAACGTATTTATGAAGAAATTGACAAGGCATTGGCAGCAGGGGATGAGACCACGTTCCGATCCTTAACGGAAGAACTGAAGACGTTGCAGTAA
- a CDS encoding prephenate dehydrogenase has protein sequence MSTRIAILGVGLIGGSLALCFKNNPGIHVVGYSPNPSSTEKYVKRGVVHEATTSLQDAVRDADYIFVCSPVGMLESMLRSLHQLDVKPGCIVTDVGSTKASVARCARELAWSGVHFIGGHPMAGSERSGVEAASTLLFENAYYVLTPDENVDEDAYSRLVSLLRCTKAHIIRMNPEEHDAVVGAISHLPHIVAVALVNQVQQYNEDNSLHEVLAAGGFRDITRIASSDPVIWRDILLNNRDILLQMLQDWKANTEQFINLLQQRDGEGIMRQFAKAGEFRSRMPERRKGVLLGLHDLYMDVPDTPGIIGKIATELGKHHINLSNLQIIESREDVPGVLRLSFRQQEDADRANELLTGSGYQIYV, from the coding sequence ATGAGCACGAGAATCGCGATTCTGGGCGTAGGACTGATTGGCGGTTCGCTCGCCCTGTGCTTCAAGAATAACCCCGGGATTCATGTGGTCGGATACTCGCCGAATCCTTCTTCAACGGAAAAGTATGTCAAGCGCGGGGTCGTCCATGAAGCCACGACCTCGCTGCAGGACGCGGTACGGGATGCGGACTATATTTTTGTCTGCTCCCCGGTCGGTATGCTGGAATCGATGCTTAGAAGCCTTCATCAGCTGGATGTGAAGCCAGGCTGCATCGTAACCGATGTCGGGAGCACGAAGGCGTCGGTTGCCCGTTGCGCCCGCGAGCTGGCGTGGAGCGGGGTGCACTTTATCGGCGGCCATCCGATGGCCGGATCGGAGCGCTCCGGCGTGGAGGCGGCTTCGACGCTGCTGTTCGAGAACGCTTATTATGTGTTGACCCCGGATGAGAATGTCGATGAGGATGCGTACAGCAGGCTTGTCTCTTTGCTTCGCTGCACGAAAGCCCATATTATCCGCATGAATCCGGAGGAGCATGATGCGGTCGTAGGCGCTATCAGCCATCTTCCGCATATTGTCGCTGTCGCATTGGTCAATCAAGTTCAACAATATAATGAGGACAATAGTCTCCACGAGGTGCTGGCCGCCGGCGGATTCCGCGATATTACGCGCATTGCTTCGAGCGATCCGGTGATATGGCGGGATATTTTGTTAAATAATCGGGATATCCTTCTCCAAATGCTTCAGGACTGGAAAGCGAACACGGAGCAATTCATCAATCTATTGCAGCAGCGGGACGGCGAAGGGATTATGCGACAATTCGCGAAGGCGGGTGAATTCCGCAGCCGGATGCCGGAGCGGCGCAAAGGCGTGCTGCTCGGGCTCCACGATCTGTATATGGATGTCCCGGACACGCCGGGCATTATCGGGAAAATCGCTACCGAGCTGGGCAAGCATCATATTAATTTGAGCAATCTTCAAATTATCGAGAGCCGCGAAGACGTCCCCGGCGTCCTCCGCCTGTCCTTCCGCCAGCAGGAGGATGCGGATCGGGCCAATGAGCTGCTCACCGGGAGCGGGTACCAAATCTATGTGTAA
- the trpC gene encoding indole-3-glycerol phosphate synthase TrpC, which translates to MFLDRIVETKRQEVAELAAELNRREAERAIAQLPPCRSLIYALTAGKRRSVGLIAEVKKASPSKGLIRQDFDPAAIARGYEAAGADALSVLTDRIYFQGGNDILREVRSRTELPVLRKEFIIDELQLLEARLIGADAVLLIAAILNDSELARLNRCALDLGMETLIEVHDELELQRVLALDDAPLIGINNRNLHTFVTDLEQTEQLRALVPADRTLVSESGIHKPEHMNRLADLGIDAALVGEHLMRQPNVEEAVEQLMSGLPRVAV; encoded by the coding sequence ATGTTTCTTGATCGAATTGTAGAGACGAAGCGCCAGGAGGTAGCGGAGCTGGCTGCGGAGCTGAACCGCCGGGAGGCGGAGCGGGCCATCGCGCAGCTGCCGCCATGCCGCTCGCTCATATACGCGCTGACGGCCGGGAAACGGCGCTCCGTCGGCTTGATTGCGGAAGTGAAGAAAGCATCGCCTTCCAAAGGGCTGATCCGCCAAGATTTCGATCCGGCGGCCATCGCCCGCGGCTATGAAGCCGCCGGGGCCGACGCGTTGTCGGTGCTGACGGATCGCATTTATTTTCAAGGCGGCAACGATATTTTGCGCGAGGTGCGCAGCCGGACGGAGCTTCCGGTGCTGCGCAAAGAATTCATCATCGATGAGCTGCAACTGCTGGAAGCCCGCCTTATCGGCGCCGATGCCGTGCTGCTCATCGCGGCGATATTGAATGACAGCGAGCTGGCGCGGCTGAACCGCTGTGCGCTTGATCTCGGCATGGAGACGCTGATTGAAGTTCATGATGAGCTGGAGCTTCAGCGGGTGCTGGCGCTCGACGATGCGCCGCTCATCGGGATTAACAACCGGAATTTGCATACATTTGTCACGGATCTGGAGCAGACCGAACAGCTGCGCGCCCTCGTACCGGCCGATCGGACACTGGTCAGCGAGAGCGGAATCCATAAGCCGGAGCATATGAACCGCCTGGCGGACTTGGGAATCGACGCCGCGCTCGTCGGCGAGCATCTGATGCGGCAGCCAAACGTGGAAGAGGCCGTAGAGCAATTGATGAGCGGTCTGCCACGGGTCGCGGTATGA
- the trpA gene encoding tryptophan synthase subunit alpha produces the protein MSDMAAQATNRLDDMFARYRAEGKAALMPFITLGDPDCGTTLKLLLRLEEAGADVIELGVPYSDPLADGPVIQRAAERALRGGVTLEDSFRVARQAREQGARIPYVLFTYYNPVMQYGIERFFRTAAEAGFSGAIIPDLPYEESGPVREAADACGIHLVPLVAPTSEERISRITAEGRGFIYCVSSLGVTGVRESFDQEVERFIRQVKATTPLPVCVGFGISTPEHVKQFSAYCDGVIVGSAIVRKIEEAQPLLSDEATFEDGILQICDFVRQLRD, from the coding sequence ATGAGCGACATGGCTGCACAGGCAACGAACCGGCTGGATGATATGTTCGCGCGCTACCGTGCGGAAGGCAAGGCGGCGTTGATGCCGTTTATTACATTGGGCGATCCAGATTGCGGAACGACCTTGAAGCTGCTGCTCCGCTTGGAGGAAGCGGGCGCGGACGTCATTGAGCTGGGCGTGCCGTATTCCGATCCGCTGGCGGACGGGCCGGTCATTCAGCGGGCGGCGGAGCGGGCGCTGCGGGGCGGCGTGACGCTGGAGGACAGCTTCCGGGTAGCGAGACAGGCGCGGGAGCAAGGAGCGCGCATTCCTTATGTCCTGTTCACGTATTACAATCCCGTCATGCAGTACGGAATCGAACGCTTTTTCCGGACGGCGGCGGAGGCCGGCTTCAGCGGGGCGATCATCCCCGACCTGCCGTACGAAGAGAGCGGGCCGGTGCGGGAAGCGGCGGATGCTTGCGGCATTCACCTCGTACCGCTCGTCGCGCCGACCTCGGAAGAGCGGATCAGCCGCATCACGGCGGAAGGCCGGGGCTTCATTTACTGCGTATCCTCGCTGGGCGTGACCGGGGTAAGAGAGAGCTTCGATCAAGAGGTCGAGCGCTTCATCCGGCAGGTGAAGGCAACGACGCCGCTCCCCGTATGCGTCGGATTCGGCATCTCGACGCCAGAGCACGTGAAGCAATTTTCAGCCTACTGCGACGGCGTTATTGTCGGCAGCGCCATCGTGCGGAAAATTGAAGAAGCTCAACCATTGTTGTCCGATGAGGCCACTTTTGAAGATGGGATCTTGCAAATTTGCGATTTTGTGCGACAATTAAGAGATTAA
- a CDS encoding gamma carbonic anhydrase family protein: MIIPYKGVQPSIDPSVYVAEGAKLIGDVTVGPLSSVWFNAVLRGDLAPIQIGREVNLQDGVIGHVNTDQPLIIADRVSIGHGAIVHGCQIGTGTLIGMGAIVLNGAEIGEYALVGAGSVVTENKKLPAYTLSLGSPARVIRELTDEDLQRMKRTTDSYVVKGKEYRIS, encoded by the coding sequence ATGATTATCCCTTACAAAGGCGTTCAACCGAGCATCGATCCCTCCGTGTATGTAGCGGAAGGCGCGAAGCTCATCGGTGACGTAACCGTCGGTCCCCTGTCCAGCGTATGGTTCAACGCCGTGCTGCGCGGCGATCTGGCTCCGATACAGATCGGCCGGGAAGTGAATCTGCAAGACGGTGTTATCGGCCATGTCAACACGGATCAGCCATTAATCATCGCGGATCGCGTCTCGATTGGACATGGTGCGATCGTGCATGGCTGCCAGATAGGCACAGGTACATTGATTGGCATGGGGGCCATTGTACTGAACGGAGCGGAAATTGGTGAATATGCTTTAGTAGGAGCTGGTTCCGTCGTCACTGAAAATAAAAAATTACCGGCCTATACTCTTTCTCTCGGTTCACCCGCAAGAGTCATACGGGAGTTGACAGACGAAGATTTGCAGCGCATGAAGAGAACAACGGATAGCTATGTGGTGAAAGGAAAGGAATATAGGATCTCTTAA
- the hisC gene encoding histidinol-phosphate transaminase yields MQPKSSIVHLPVYQPGKSVDEVKRELGLDRIIKLASNENPFGCSPHAKEAMRQEIDNASIYPDGAAVALTAAIAEKFNVDTNQIVFGAGSDEVILMLCRAFLVAGDEQITADQTFPQYKHNGDIEGAVTVEVPLKDGTHDLDAMLAAVTERTKLIWICNPNNPTGTIIGRAELERFMERVPERVLVVLDEAYCEYVTDESFPDGLEYLPQYKNLITLRTFSKIYGLASLRIGYGIGHPDVIRLINQVREPFNTSRFAQAAALAAVHDQAFIEECRRLNAEGIRYVQEQFARLQLSSFPAHGNFIMVDVGHPAQQVFEALMRKGIITRAGHKKYPTNIRITIGSREQNEAMIEALEASLAEFKVGI; encoded by the coding sequence ATGCAACCGAAGAGCAGTATAGTACATCTCCCTGTCTATCAGCCGGGGAAATCGGTCGATGAGGTGAAGCGGGAACTGGGATTGGACCGCATCATTAAACTGGCGTCCAACGAGAATCCGTTCGGATGCTCCCCTCACGCCAAGGAAGCGATGAGACAGGAAATTGATAATGCCAGCATTTATCCGGATGGGGCTGCCGTGGCGCTGACGGCCGCGATAGCCGAAAAGTTCAACGTCGACACGAATCAAATCGTGTTCGGCGCCGGCTCGGATGAAGTGATTCTGATGCTGTGCCGGGCGTTCTTAGTGGCGGGTGACGAGCAGATTACCGCCGACCAGACCTTCCCGCAATATAAGCATAACGGGGATATCGAAGGCGCGGTCACCGTCGAGGTTCCGCTGAAGGATGGGACGCATGATCTGGACGCGATGCTCGCCGCCGTCACGGAGCGGACGAAGCTGATCTGGATTTGCAACCCGAACAATCCGACGGGAACGATTATTGGCCGCGCCGAATTGGAGCGGTTCATGGAGCGCGTCCCGGAGCGCGTGCTCGTCGTGCTGGACGAAGCCTACTGCGAGTATGTGACAGACGAGTCATTCCCTGACGGGCTCGAATATTTGCCTCAATATAAAAACCTGATCACGCTGCGGACCTTCTCCAAAATTTATGGATTGGCCTCCCTCCGGATCGGATACGGCATCGGGCATCCGGACGTCATCCGCCTGATCAATCAGGTGCGCGAACCATTTAATACATCGCGCTTCGCCCAAGCGGCCGCACTGGCTGCGGTTCACGATCAGGCATTCATTGAGGAGTGCCGCCGTCTGAACGCGGAAGGGATCCGCTATGTGCAGGAACAATTCGCAAGACTGCAATTATCCAGCTTCCCGGCCCATGGCAATTTCATTATGGTGGACGTCGGCCATCCGGCGCAGCAGGTATTCGAGGCGCTCATGCGCAAAGGAATTATTACGCGGGCAGGCCATAAAAAGTATCCGACAAATATCCGCATCACGATTGGCTCCCGTGAACAGAATGAAGCGATGATCGAAGCGTTGGAAGCGTCGTTGGCAGAATTCAAGGTGGGCATATGA